A part of Vulcanisaeta moutnovskia 768-28 genomic DNA contains:
- a CDS encoding aspartate aminotransferase family protein, which produces MGVIDIINNVKGDYVNKTRKSEQLYNELAKYTPYGVHSNWRIWDPYPLFMSRAKGSRIWDVDGNEYVDFCMAFGALATGHAHPVLIDEISSFIGNGTIYGFETEYSVKLSRILIDRFSMDMVRFSNTGGEATELATRLARAYTGRKYILKFEGHYHGSRDTLMVGLKPIPARAGHPKTPRSVPASWGVPEDIYRTVLVAQWNDEESVEEVFRRYGDEIAGVILEPIAMNMGFIPPKRGFLEFLRRITNEYGSVLIFDEVKTSGKFYGGAEEYFGIKPDIKVISKAIGGGFPFSAVLGKRDIMELVGPNKVAHGGTFNSNPLSVYATYVTLTRILTRDDMSKASALSEEIGKALNDILSDNKIPAYVVYAGLSGGAYLTRSKAELHNWRDFVKYVNLDAMYIYLTSMVSKGVIPQCIAPDEQWTVSVQHTKEDADKLVETAKHVIDLLKQSGYGEVFKIEEAF; this is translated from the coding sequence ATGGGAGTCATAGATATAATAAATAATGTTAAGGGAGACTATGTAAATAAGACCAGGAAGTCGGAACAATTATATAATGAACTAGCTAAGTACACGCCCTATGGTGTACATAGTAATTGGCGTATTTGGGATCCATACCCATTATTTATGAGCAGAGCCAAGGGCTCGCGCATTTGGGATGTTGATGGTAATGAATACGTGGACTTCTGCATGGCATTTGGCGCATTAGCCACAGGTCATGCTCACCCTGTTTTAATTGATGAGATCTCGTCATTCATAGGTAACGGAACTATTTATGGCTTTGAAACCGAGTATAGCGTTAAGTTGTCAAGGATATTAATTGATAGGTTTAGTATGGATATGGTTAGGTTCTCAAACACTGGTGGTGAGGCAACGGAACTAGCCACTAGGTTAGCTAGGGCATACACTGGGCGTAAGTACATACTTAAGTTTGAGGGTCATTACCATGGGTCAAGGGACACATTAATGGTTGGGCTTAAGCCAATACCTGCCAGGGCGGGTCACCCTAAGACGCCTAGGTCAGTACCAGCCAGTTGGGGTGTTCCTGAGGATATTTACAGGACAGTGCTTGTTGCTCAATGGAATGATGAGGAGAGTGTTGAGGAGGTATTTAGGAGGTATGGTGATGAAATTGCTGGTGTCATCCTTGAACCAATAGCCATGAATATGGGCTTCATACCGCCCAAGAGGGGATTCCTTGAGTTCCTAAGGAGGATAACCAATGAGTATGGTTCAGTATTAATATTTGATGAAGTGAAGACATCAGGTAAGTTCTATGGTGGTGCTGAGGAATACTTTGGAATTAAGCCTGATATCAAGGTTATTTCAAAGGCCATTGGTGGTGGATTCCCATTCTCGGCCGTGTTGGGTAAGCGGGATATAATGGAGTTAGTGGGGCCGAATAAGGTTGCTCATGGAGGCACATTCAATTCCAACCCACTATCAGTGTACGCGACCTACGTAACACTTACAAGGATACTCACTAGGGATGATATGAGTAAGGCGTCAGCATTGAGTGAGGAGATCGGTAAGGCATTAAATGATATACTCAGTGATAATAAGATACCTGCATACGTAGTATATGCAGGTCTCAGTGGAGGTGCATACTTAACGAGATCCAAGGCTGAGCTTCACAATTGGAGGGACTTCGTGAAGTACGTAAACCTAGATGCAATGTACATATACTTAACAAGCATGGTTTCAAAGGGGGTAATTCCACAATGTATAGCACCTGATGAACAATGGACAGTATCAGTTCAGCATACGAAGGAAGATGCTGATAAGCTTGTGGAGACTGCCAAGCATGTTATTGATTTATTAAAGCAGAGCGGTTATGGTGAAGTATTTAAGATAGAAGAGGCATTCTAA
- the speE gene encoding polyamine aminopropyltransferase, producing the protein MMSLEDMSREGTWFIEFNTPFSYHIRGIKRVLYNGVTKYQRVAIVEFEDLGKALVLDGKTQSTVYDEFIYHESLVHPAMIAHPNPRRVLILGGGEGATAREVLKHRSVEEVVMVDIDDDVIKISRDYLPEMHQGAFDNPKLRLIIGDGRKFIEESKDKFDIIILDLTDPLEGGPSYLLYTVEFYTMIKDRLNDNGLMVTQATSTFYALYTFAAIYRTVASVFPVARAYHTYVPSFDSTWGFVIGSKGLDPVSLTPEEIDSRIKNRINGELRYYEGDIHRVLFTLPRHIRALLENKSIKPATDKNPTFLPA; encoded by the coding sequence ATGATGAGTCTTGAAGACATGAGTAGGGAGGGTACGTGGTTCATCGAGTTTAATACGCCATTTAGTTACCATATTAGGGGTATCAAGAGAGTTTTATACAATGGGGTCACTAAGTATCAGAGGGTTGCCATTGTTGAGTTCGAGGACTTGGGTAAGGCATTGGTGCTTGATGGTAAGACCCAGAGTACTGTGTACGATGAGTTCATTTACCATGAATCACTGGTTCACCCAGCAATGATTGCTCATCCAAACCCGAGGAGGGTACTTATTCTTGGTGGTGGTGAGGGTGCAACTGCCAGGGAGGTCCTTAAGCATAGGAGTGTTGAGGAGGTTGTCATGGTTGATATCGATGATGATGTCATCAAGATCTCCAGGGATTACTTACCGGAGATGCATCAAGGCGCCTTTGATAATCCAAAGTTAAGGCTTATAATTGGTGATGGTAGGAAATTCATAGAGGAAAGTAAGGATAAATTTGACATAATAATACTGGACTTAACAGACCCACTTGAGGGTGGTCCATCATACCTACTATACACGGTTGAGTTCTATACGATGATTAAGGATAGACTTAATGATAATGGTTTAATGGTAACCCAAGCAACATCAACATTCTACGCACTATATACCTTCGCAGCAATATACAGGACAGTGGCCTCGGTATTTCCCGTAGCGAGAGCATACCATACCTACGTCCCATCATTCGATAGCACATGGGGCTTCGTAATAGGATCAAAGGGGCTAGACCCAGTCTCATTGACACCTGAGGAGATTGATTCAAGGATTAAGAATAGGATTAACGGTGAGTTAAGGTACTATGAAGGCGATATTCATAGAGTTCTCTTCACCCTACCAAGGCATATAAGGGCGCTTCTTGAGAATAAATCAATAAAGCCAGCAACGGATAAGAACCCCACATTTTTGCCTGCATAA
- the speB gene encoding agmatinase: MSWPWSYAGSPLDALKSPRFAQPITFARLPLVRDLKGNGVLGAFVGVPFDGGATFYTGARLGPQFIRAESRLLRPYNMDLDVYPFIALRAVDYGDVDVIPTSVVRTLDRIEETIGSVIDQGATPFIAGGDHSITLGVLRAVGRRFKPLVLHFDSHFDYWDEYWGEKYTHGTWVRRAIEEGLIRGVIQVGIRGPQYDKSDLEYPRNSPVPIRVITMSEVDAKGINWLINELRNSLSGSVYVSFDIDSVDPAYAPGTGTREPGGFTSREALLIIRSLANINFELVGFDVVEVSPPLDTANITSLLAANITYQAMSIKARQVNKIAKG, translated from the coding sequence ATGTCCTGGCCTTGGAGTTATGCTGGCTCTCCGTTGGATGCTCTTAAGTCTCCCCGTTTTGCTCAGCCCATAACGTTTGCAAGACTTCCACTCGTTAGAGATCTAAAGGGTAATGGTGTTCTTGGTGCCTTCGTTGGTGTGCCATTTGATGGTGGTGCAACATTCTATACTGGGGCTAGGCTTGGTCCTCAATTCATTAGGGCTGAGTCTAGGTTGTTGAGGCCGTACAACATGGACCTCGATGTTTACCCCTTTATCGCCCTTAGGGCTGTGGATTATGGAGATGTTGATGTTATACCCACCAGCGTTGTTAGGACTTTGGATAGGATTGAGGAGACCATAGGCAGTGTGATTGATCAGGGTGCAACACCATTCATTGCCGGTGGTGATCATAGTATAACACTCGGTGTTCTTAGGGCTGTGGGTAGGAGGTTCAAGCCGCTCGTCCTACACTTCGATAGCCACTTTGATTATTGGGATGAATATTGGGGTGAGAAGTATACCCACGGTACGTGGGTTAGGAGAGCCATTGAGGAGGGTCTAATTAGGGGTGTTATTCAGGTTGGTATTAGGGGTCCTCAGTATGACAAGTCTGATCTTGAGTACCCGAGGAATTCACCAGTGCCTATTAGGGTTATAACGATGAGTGAGGTTGATGCCAAGGGTATCAACTGGTTGATTAATGAGTTGAGGAATTCATTAAGTGGTAGTGTCTATGTTTCCTTTGACATAGACTCCGTAGACCCAGCCTACGCACCAGGTACTGGAACTAGGGAGCCAGGTGGTTTCACAAGTAGAGAGGCCCTGTTGATAATTAGGTCGTTAGCCAACATTAATTTCGAGCTTGTTGGTTTTGACGTTGTTGAGGTATCACCACCACTTGATACGGCAAACATAACGAGCCTACTGGCCGCAAACATAACATACCAAGCAATGTCAATAAAGGCAAGACAAGTGAATAAAATAGCAAAAGGTTAG
- a CDS encoding aspartate aminotransferase family protein: protein MTIEEELESLSFPEAPKIIVKPPGPKSLELLNIQHELETNSVTYPKAFRFAIDTARGATIRDVDGNYYIDWVAGIAVLNVGHNNPYVQQTVREQLDHYWHWMSEIPSEARIRFLRNLHSILPGDLRGKAKVIFGVTGADACETAIALARWVTKKPVIMAFEGAYHGIHQGIVAITAKTELQSYAGVPLINVARVPYPYPYRCPLPAKDSEDCGNAVLNYIDHLLSDPYTGIGEVGAILVEPIQGEGGYIVPPRNFLRGLREIADKHGILLIADEVQTGVGRTGRWWAVEHFGVTPDVMCISKAIGGGIPMSVVAYRAEYDEKLPEMFHLGTYRSNPLALAAGAAVIEYIQSRNLLNRTLQLGDYARRTFEDIAERYSIIGDVRGIGFMIGVELVKNKSTKEPGAELASEVRRRLFERGVLMHTCGHFGNVMRFMAPLVLTKRHLDEGTRIFEDVIRELSRETR, encoded by the coding sequence ATGACGATTGAGGAGGAATTAGAGAGCTTGAGTTTTCCTGAGGCACCTAAAATAATTGTTAAGCCCCCTGGACCCAAGTCCCTGGAGTTATTGAATATCCAGCATGAACTTGAAACCAATAGTGTTACTTATCCCAAGGCCTTTAGGTTTGCTATCGATACTGCTAGGGGCGCGACGATAAGGGATGTTGATGGCAATTATTACATTGATTGGGTGGCTGGTATTGCAGTGCTTAATGTTGGCCATAATAACCCATACGTACAGCAAACCGTTAGGGAACAACTCGATCATTACTGGCATTGGATGAGTGAGATACCCAGCGAGGCTAGGATTAGATTCCTAAGGAATTTGCACTCAATACTCCCTGGAGACCTTAGGGGCAAGGCAAAGGTAATATTTGGTGTCACTGGAGCTGATGCCTGTGAGACGGCAATAGCCCTAGCCAGATGGGTCACTAAGAAGCCCGTGATAATGGCATTTGAGGGCGCATACCACGGCATTCACCAGGGAATAGTCGCAATTACTGCAAAGACGGAATTACAGTCATACGCGGGTGTACCATTAATCAATGTCGCCAGGGTTCCATACCCATACCCATACAGGTGTCCATTGCCAGCAAAGGATTCTGAGGACTGCGGCAATGCAGTGCTTAACTACATAGACCACCTACTCAGTGATCCATATACTGGCATTGGTGAGGTTGGCGCAATACTCGTTGAGCCAATACAGGGCGAGGGTGGATACATAGTGCCGCCAAGGAACTTCCTGAGGGGCCTTAGGGAGATTGCTGATAAGCATGGCATACTCCTCATAGCCGATGAGGTACAGACTGGCGTTGGTAGGACTGGTAGGTGGTGGGCTGTGGAGCACTTCGGTGTCACGCCTGATGTCATGTGTATTTCCAAGGCGATTGGCGGTGGCATACCAATGTCCGTGGTGGCCTATAGGGCTGAGTATGATGAGAAATTACCGGAGATGTTTCATCTAGGTACCTATAGGTCTAATCCACTGGCCCTGGCTGCTGGTGCCGCGGTTATTGAGTACATACAGTCTAGGAACTTACTTAACAGGACTTTACAACTTGGTGATTATGCAAGGAGGACCTTTGAGGATATTGCTGAGAGATATTCAATAATTGGCGATGTAAGGGGTATCGGCTTCATGATTGGTGTTGAGCTCGTTAAGAATAAATCAACTAAGGAACCAGGAGCGGAATTAGCAAGTGAGGTTAGGAGGAGGTTGTTCGAGAGGGGTGTCTTGATGCATACATGTGGTCACTTTGGCAATGTTATGAG